In Mycobacterium sp. Aquia_216, a genomic segment contains:
- a CDS encoding aromatic ring-hydroxylating oxygenase subunit alpha, translating to MAVETGSRRAADKAGAHWSALPVPWAVQAADRIPKQRYYDPDFYALETEMLWPRVWQMACRLEEIPKPGDYAEYEILDQSIIVVRVDSENVRAYHNACRHRGVKLVEGNGNRRTFVCPFHGWCWGIDGRNTFVLRPEAFTEENMRPADLELVSVRCELWGGCAWINLDNGAPALRDCMEPFASIYDAWNVETLRTEWWQSCRLPVNWKLATAAFMEGYHVPQTHPQLLPSAQSGSPSAAVHPVVQSSLYFMRTLGDGMGGMTHENDIRIAEGLQTIELPVDPAAAMAGWRSALNDAVVNWHRARGSVMPDLNDLVRRGITDAIGFCFPHHFILPTYSSASSYRIRPLGPEETLFEIWSLTRFPCDLSAGRPTPPEPMAPDDPRWPPIPAQDFSNLPRQQKGLHSKGFEYMRLSDQIEGLISNFERVIDGFLAGLPYDALVPAIQKTNTTIDVPIADLGFTSGPR from the coding sequence ATGGCTGTAGAGACTGGTTCGAGACGAGCCGCGGACAAGGCAGGGGCGCATTGGTCGGCGTTGCCGGTGCCGTGGGCAGTCCAGGCCGCCGACCGAATTCCCAAGCAGCGCTACTACGACCCAGACTTCTACGCGCTGGAAACCGAGATGTTGTGGCCCCGGGTGTGGCAGATGGCCTGCCGGCTCGAGGAGATACCCAAGCCCGGCGACTACGCCGAGTACGAAATCCTCGACCAGTCGATCATCGTGGTGCGAGTCGACAGCGAAAATGTCCGGGCCTATCACAACGCGTGCCGCCATCGCGGAGTAAAGCTGGTGGAAGGCAATGGAAATCGACGTACCTTCGTATGCCCGTTCCATGGCTGGTGCTGGGGCATCGACGGCCGCAACACGTTCGTCTTGCGGCCCGAGGCCTTCACCGAGGAAAACATGCGCCCGGCTGACCTCGAACTCGTTTCGGTCAGGTGCGAGCTGTGGGGTGGCTGCGCGTGGATCAACCTCGACAACGGTGCGCCGGCGCTGCGGGATTGCATGGAACCGTTCGCGTCGATCTACGACGCCTGGAACGTGGAAACGCTGCGGACCGAGTGGTGGCAGTCCTGTCGACTTCCGGTGAACTGGAAACTGGCGACGGCGGCATTCATGGAGGGCTACCACGTTCCGCAGACGCATCCGCAACTGCTGCCGTCGGCGCAGTCCGGGTCGCCGTCGGCTGCGGTACATCCGGTGGTGCAGAGCAGCCTCTACTTCATGCGCACGCTCGGCGACGGCATGGGAGGCATGACCCACGAGAACGACATCCGTATCGCCGAGGGCCTGCAGACAATTGAACTACCGGTGGACCCGGCCGCGGCGATGGCCGGATGGCGCAGCGCCCTCAACGACGCCGTCGTCAACTGGCATCGTGCCCGCGGCAGCGTCATGCCCGATCTCAACGACCTGGTCCGCCGCGGGATTACCGACGCGATCGGATTCTGCTTCCCCCACCACTTCATTCTGCCGACCTACAGCAGCGCCTCGTCGTACCGGATCCGCCCGCTGGGCCCCGAAGAGACCTTATTCGAGATCTGGTCGCTGACCCGTTTCCCCTGTGACCTTTCCGCGGGCCGGCCCACGCCACCGGAACCCATGGCGCCCGACGACCCGCGTTGGCCACCGATTCCCGCCCAGGATTTCTCCAACTTGCCACGTCAGCAAAAAGGATTGCACTCAAAGGGGTTTGAATACATGCGGCTGTCGGACCAGATCGAAGGACTGATTTCGAACTTCGAACGGGTCATCGACGGGTTCCTCGCGGGCCTGCCCTACGACGCGCTGGTTCCGGCGATTCAGAAGACCAACACCACCATCGACGTGCCGATCGCGGATCTCGGTTTCACCTCGGGGCCACGATGA
- a CDS encoding acyl-CoA synthetase, giving the protein MNIADHAIAATQSPALIADGGAISFGELYARSQRVAAALHDAGLRRGDGVALVLPNRPEFFEITWGCQLSGLYYTAVNTHFTPDEVSYVIGDSDAKAVFVDGEMPDIAAHVREVNTAVDVHIAIGVTMPGWCRYEDALAAAGDAPPLSDGSEMLYSSGTTGRPKAVRRPLPADGNGSWAQAVLEMALTHRYGMSPASVYLSPAPLYHAAGVNYAMAVNRVGAASIMMRKFDAETVLRLIATHRVTHAQFVPTMFVRMLKLPEEVRRRYDISSLRCVIHAAAPCPVDVKRAMMEWFGPIIHEYYGGTEGFAGTVIGPEEWLAHPGSVGKPMAPVHVVGDDGQELPTGQAGELYFEGGPDFEYFKDPAKTASVYNDRGWRSLGDMGYVDEDGYMYLTDRSTFMIVSGGVNIYPQEAENLLVMHPKLVDAAVFGVPNDEFGEEVKAVVQPVAGVSPGPDLEAELIAYCRAHLAGYKCPRTVEFDPELPRDPNGKLYKRRIRERYWQGRASRIV; this is encoded by the coding sequence GTGAACATCGCCGACCACGCGATCGCGGCCACACAGTCGCCGGCCCTGATTGCCGACGGCGGCGCGATCTCGTTCGGCGAATTGTATGCAAGGAGCCAACGGGTCGCCGCTGCGCTGCACGATGCGGGGCTGCGCCGCGGCGACGGCGTGGCACTGGTGCTGCCGAATCGGCCGGAATTCTTCGAAATCACTTGGGGCTGCCAGCTTTCCGGTCTCTACTACACCGCTGTCAACACCCATTTCACTCCCGACGAGGTTTCCTACGTTATCGGTGACTCCGACGCGAAGGCGGTGTTCGTCGACGGCGAGATGCCCGACATCGCCGCGCACGTCCGCGAGGTGAACACGGCGGTCGACGTCCATATAGCCATCGGGGTCACGATGCCCGGTTGGTGCCGATACGAGGACGCGCTCGCAGCGGCGGGTGATGCGCCGCCGCTGTCGGACGGATCGGAGATGCTTTACTCGTCGGGCACCACCGGACGGCCCAAGGCGGTCCGCCGACCACTGCCGGCCGATGGCAACGGGTCCTGGGCGCAGGCCGTCCTGGAGATGGCGCTGACCCACCGCTACGGCATGAGCCCGGCCAGCGTGTACCTGTCCCCCGCACCGCTGTATCACGCGGCCGGGGTGAACTACGCGATGGCGGTCAACCGCGTCGGGGCCGCGTCGATCATGATGCGCAAGTTCGACGCGGAGACCGTCCTTCGGCTGATCGCCACCCACCGCGTGACACACGCCCAGTTTGTTCCGACGATGTTCGTGCGGATGCTCAAACTGCCCGAGGAGGTGCGGCGCCGATACGACATCTCGAGCCTGCGGTGCGTGATCCACGCGGCCGCCCCCTGCCCGGTGGACGTCAAGCGGGCGATGATGGAGTGGTTCGGGCCGATTATCCACGAATACTACGGCGGCACAGAGGGATTCGCGGGAACGGTGATCGGCCCCGAGGAGTGGCTCGCCCACCCCGGCTCAGTCGGCAAACCGATGGCCCCGGTGCATGTGGTCGGCGACGATGGACAAGAGCTTCCCACCGGCCAGGCTGGAGAGCTTTACTTCGAAGGTGGACCCGATTTCGAGTACTTCAAGGATCCCGCCAAGACTGCCTCGGTATACAACGACCGCGGTTGGCGCTCCCTGGGAGACATGGGGTACGTCGACGAGGACGGGTACATGTACCTGACCGATCGGTCGACGTTCATGATCGTGTCCGGCGGGGTGAACATCTACCCCCAGGAGGCGGAGAACCTCTTGGTCATGCATCCCAAGTTGGTTGATGCCGCGGTCTTCGGCGTTCCCAACGACGAGTTCGGTGAAGAGGTGAAGGCCGTCGTGCAGCCGGTCGCCGGGGTGTCCCCCGGCCCCGACCTCGAGGCCGAGCTCATCGCGTATTGCCGAGCCCACCTGGCCGGCTACAAGTGCCCGCGCACGGTGGAATTCGACCCGGAACTGCCTCGAGATCCGAACGGCAAGCTCTACAAGAGGCGCATTCGCGAACGTTACTGGCAGGGGCGGGCATCACGGATCGTGTGA
- a CDS encoding enoyl-CoA hydratase-related protein — translation MDLNETRERIIFEKEGPIARITLNWPEKANAQDQKLAEEVDAALLDADRDYDIKVLILKANGKGFCSGHAIGNNAVDYPAFVENAMVTGHPWKAQSDLFVKPTLNLWEFSKPTIAQVHGYCVGGGTHMGLTTDIVIASEDAYFSYPPLQGFGMPSGECSIEPWVFMNWRRAAYYLFTAEVIDAKKALEVGLVNEVVKREDLDARVDAVARHIAQAPLTTLMLTKANLKRAWELMGMRVHWQSSNDLVALASISKDVQQLIQTVFKDKVLPSEHARRQAAAAAQTDGAAAT, via the coding sequence ATGGATCTCAACGAGACCCGCGAGAGAATCATCTTCGAAAAAGAAGGCCCGATCGCCCGCATCACGCTGAACTGGCCCGAGAAGGCCAACGCCCAGGACCAAAAGCTGGCCGAGGAAGTCGATGCCGCGCTGCTGGACGCCGACCGCGACTACGACATCAAGGTGCTGATTCTCAAAGCCAACGGGAAGGGCTTCTGCTCGGGACACGCCATCGGCAATAACGCCGTCGACTATCCGGCGTTCGTGGAGAACGCCATGGTGACAGGTCACCCGTGGAAGGCGCAGTCGGATCTGTTCGTCAAGCCGACCCTGAATCTGTGGGAGTTCTCCAAGCCCACCATCGCGCAGGTGCACGGCTACTGTGTGGGCGGCGGTACGCACATGGGCCTGACCACAGACATCGTCATCGCCTCCGAAGACGCCTACTTCTCCTACCCGCCGCTGCAGGGGTTCGGCATGCCATCCGGTGAATGTTCCATCGAGCCTTGGGTGTTCATGAACTGGCGGCGCGCCGCCTACTACCTGTTCACCGCCGAGGTGATCGACGCCAAGAAGGCGTTGGAGGTCGGCCTGGTCAACGAGGTGGTCAAGCGCGAGGACCTGGACGCCCGCGTGGACGCGGTCGCCCGCCACATCGCCCAGGCACCGTTGACGACGCTGATGCTCACCAAGGCCAACTTGAAGCGGGCGTGGGAACTGATGGGAATGCGGGTGCACTGGCAGAGCTCCAACGACCTCGTCGCGCTCGCCTCGATCAGCAAGGACGTACAACAGTTGATTCAGACCGTGTTCAAGGACAAGGTGTTGCCGTCCGAGCACGCCCGGCGGCAGGCCGCCGCGGCCGCACAGACCGACGGCGCCGCAGCGACGTAG
- a CDS encoding biotin/lipoyl-containing protein has protein sequence MSDFVIRIPRVSVAVSEAELTGLLVDAGEHVEAGTPIYVIATEKVEQEIEAGASGTVQWTGEVGTTYDIGTEIGVITS, from the coding sequence ATGTCTGACTTCGTTATTCGCATCCCCCGGGTATCGGTCGCGGTGTCCGAAGCCGAACTCACCGGCCTGCTGGTCGACGCCGGTGAGCACGTCGAGGCCGGCACGCCGATCTACGTGATCGCCACCGAGAAAGTGGAACAGGAAATCGAAGCCGGAGCGTCGGGCACCGTGCAGTGGACGGGCGAGGTCGGGACCACCTACGACATCGGCACCGAAATCGGCGTCATCACCTCATAA
- a CDS encoding alpha-ketoacid dehydrogenase subunit beta — MDEKEMTMREALSLALDQALRADDRVFLLGEDIADPGASGPTAGLSTKYGHDRVLDTPISEAAIVGAAIGAAIDGLLPVAEIMIMDFIGIAADQLINNAAKLRFMTAGRTTAPITIRTQVYAGLATGATHSQSLEAWFMHIPGMKVIVPSTPRDGKGLLTAAIFDEDPCLFIETIRLQSKKGPVPLDPGFSIPLGQADIKRQGTDVTLISYGRSVHDALAAADTLADHGVSAEVVDLRTLVPLDVETIVDSGRRTRRAVIVHDAVQFAGPGAEIAALLGSELFGELAAPVERVAARFVPNPAAAALEAQVYPSPARVVEAALRTLGSTLARTNTHV, encoded by the coding sequence ATGGACGAGAAAGAGATGACGATGCGCGAGGCGCTGAGCCTCGCGCTGGATCAGGCGCTGCGGGCCGACGACCGAGTGTTCCTGCTCGGTGAGGACATCGCCGATCCCGGCGCGTCGGGACCGACCGCGGGATTGTCGACGAAATACGGCCACGACAGGGTATTGGACACTCCGATCTCGGAAGCGGCGATCGTCGGTGCGGCGATCGGCGCCGCGATCGACGGTCTGCTGCCGGTGGCCGAGATCATGATCATGGACTTCATCGGCATCGCCGCCGACCAGCTGATCAACAACGCGGCCAAACTTCGGTTCATGACCGCCGGACGAACGACGGCGCCGATCACGATCCGTACCCAGGTGTATGCCGGGCTGGCCACCGGTGCGACGCATTCGCAGAGCCTGGAAGCCTGGTTCATGCACATCCCGGGGATGAAGGTGATCGTGCCGTCCACGCCGCGCGACGGCAAAGGCCTACTGACGGCGGCGATCTTCGACGAAGACCCTTGCCTGTTCATCGAAACCATCCGGCTGCAAAGCAAGAAGGGGCCGGTTCCGCTCGATCCCGGATTCTCAATTCCGCTCGGCCAGGCCGACATCAAGCGGCAGGGCACCGACGTGACACTGATCAGCTACGGACGTAGCGTGCACGACGCGCTCGCGGCGGCTGACACCCTGGCCGACCACGGCGTCAGTGCCGAAGTCGTCGATCTGCGCACCCTGGTGCCGCTGGACGTCGAGACCATCGTCGACTCCGGTCGACGTACCCGCAGAGCCGTCATCGTGCACGACGCAGTCCAATTCGCCGGCCCGGGTGCAGAGATCGCCGCGCTGCTGGGATCCGAGTTGTTCGGCGAGCTCGCCGCACCCGTCGAGCGGGTGGCCGCCCGGTTCGTGCCCAACCCGGCCGCGGCGGCGCTCGAGGCGCAGGTCTATCCGTCGCCGGCACGCGTCGTCGAAGCGGCGCTGCGTACCTTGGGAAGCACCCTTGCGAGGACGAACACGCATGTCTGA
- a CDS encoding thiamine pyrophosphate-dependent dehydrogenase E1 component subunit alpha, with protein MTDAESPDTHKDAQRRLYALMVLMKSADDRLSKGIGTGEFMCVYWPSRGQEAIAAAMGVALRPDDQLVTTYRGLHDLIGKGVPLEEIYGEMMGRTVGASRGKGGTMHIAKPEVGVMLSTGIVGAGPPVAVGLAMAAKRKGLDRVTVVSFGDGATNTGSFHEAANMAALWDLPLVFVCQNNLYAEMTPTQDTMKIEHVADRAAGYGMPGVRVDGNDPLAVKAALDEALQRARDGAGPTFIECVTFRFRGHYFGDRMPYIPKEQLEAAMAADPVPRFRRHLVDIGSHDEQELARIDDEALATVESALQAVISAEAPTIDELDKDVYATAIKFPV; from the coding sequence ATGACCGACGCCGAATCCCCCGACACGCACAAAGACGCTCAACGGCGTCTGTACGCACTGATGGTGCTGATGAAGTCGGCCGATGACCGGCTCTCCAAGGGCATCGGCACCGGCGAATTCATGTGTGTGTACTGGCCTTCGCGCGGTCAGGAGGCGATCGCCGCCGCGATGGGCGTCGCGCTGCGACCCGACGACCAGTTGGTGACCACCTACCGCGGTTTGCACGATCTCATCGGCAAGGGAGTCCCCCTCGAGGAGATCTACGGCGAGATGATGGGACGCACCGTCGGCGCCAGCCGCGGCAAAGGCGGCACCATGCACATCGCCAAACCCGAGGTGGGCGTGATGCTTTCGACCGGAATCGTCGGCGCCGGACCGCCGGTGGCCGTGGGGCTGGCGATGGCTGCCAAGCGCAAGGGCCTCGATCGCGTCACCGTGGTCAGCTTTGGCGATGGTGCCACCAACACCGGCTCGTTTCACGAGGCGGCCAACATGGCCGCGCTCTGGGACCTGCCCCTCGTGTTCGTCTGCCAGAACAACCTGTACGCCGAGATGACGCCGACCCAGGACACGATGAAGATCGAGCACGTGGCCGACCGGGCCGCCGGATACGGCATGCCGGGCGTTCGCGTCGACGGCAACGACCCGCTGGCAGTGAAAGCCGCGCTGGACGAGGCACTGCAGCGGGCGCGGGACGGCGCCGGGCCCACCTTCATCGAGTGTGTGACATTCCGCTTCCGCGGTCACTATTTCGGCGATCGAATGCCCTACATCCCCAAGGAGCAACTGGAAGCGGCGATGGCTGCCGACCCGGTGCCGCGGTTCCGCCGGCACCTTGTCGACATCGGCAGCCACGACGAGCAGGAGCTCGCGCGGATTGACGACGAGGCGCTGGCCACAGTGGAATCCGCCCTGCAGGCAGTGATCAGCGCCGAGGCCCCCACGATCGACGAACTCGACAAAGACGTGTACGCAACTGCGATCAAGTTCCCGGTATAG
- a CDS encoding mycofactocin-coupled SDR family oxidoreductase codes for MGRVAGKVAVISGAARGQGRSHARMLAAEGADIIAVDLCEDIDTNEYPLARPQDLDETARLVEKEGQRAFTVIADVRDRMALSTAIDEGVAELGHLDIVVANAGICPLTAGLPPKAFADAVDVDLVGVLNLVHASIRHLRAGASIIVIGSNAAFMSSMNTTGIDGGPGGAGYAFAKLAAAHYVNDFALALAPFSIRMNAVHPTNVNTDMLHSPPMYRAFRPDLKEPTREDAEPIFPFVQAMPIPYVEPEDISEAVLFLASDAARYITGQQLRVDGGGFLKVKPWSGA; via the coding sequence ATGGGCAGGGTAGCGGGCAAGGTCGCCGTCATCAGCGGCGCCGCACGGGGCCAGGGACGGTCACACGCGCGGATGCTGGCCGCGGAAGGGGCCGACATCATTGCGGTAGACCTCTGCGAAGACATCGACACCAACGAGTACCCGTTGGCCAGGCCGCAGGATCTGGACGAGACGGCGCGCCTGGTCGAAAAGGAAGGGCAGCGGGCCTTCACCGTAATCGCCGACGTCCGCGACCGGATGGCCCTGTCCACCGCGATCGACGAGGGTGTCGCCGAACTCGGCCACCTCGACATCGTGGTCGCCAACGCGGGCATCTGCCCGCTCACCGCCGGTCTGCCGCCGAAGGCGTTCGCCGACGCCGTGGATGTGGACCTGGTCGGCGTGCTCAATCTCGTGCACGCGAGCATCAGGCACCTGCGGGCCGGCGCGTCGATCATCGTGATCGGCTCCAACGCCGCATTCATGTCGTCGATGAACACCACCGGCATCGACGGCGGTCCCGGCGGAGCCGGATATGCCTTCGCGAAACTTGCTGCCGCGCACTATGTTAACGACTTCGCCCTGGCGCTGGCCCCGTTTTCCATCCGGATGAACGCGGTACACCCGACGAACGTCAACACCGATATGTTGCACAGCCCACCGATGTATCGGGCGTTCCGGCCGGACTTGAAGGAGCCGACCCGCGAGGACGCCGAACCGATTTTCCCGTTCGTGCAGGCGATGCCGATCCCGTATGTCGAACCGGAGGACATCAGCGAGGCGGTGCTGTTTCTCGCCTCGGATGCCGCACGCTATATCACCGGACAGCAGTTGCGCGTCGACGGCGGCGGCTTCCTGAAGGTCAAGCCATGGTCGGGCGCATGA
- a CDS encoding CaiB/BaiF CoA transferase family protein: MSGVHGGVLQGVRVVELASWTYVPSAGAALADWGADVIKVEGVTFGDPGRALVVGGFTRAAARPDADFILELGNRGKRSIGIDIKSETGRELFGRLLATADVFLTNWLPGALERARLTVDDIRAFNPKIIIARGTGLGVRGPDRDRGGFDAATYLARGGVAYTLTPFGTETPAVQGPGFGDLQGGATLAGGVCAALFHRERSGEPAIVDSSLLAQAMWSIAPSISAADFFDIDGIPGAPPGLAINPLVNRYKTKDGRWIQLVFLQPDKFWVGFCERMGLSGLATDERFVPSSNLIANAAAATEIVANAFASHDLAHWQQVLEKEPGVWGALATPRETLNDPQVEPNGYVVTNVDDYGEKYRIVAAPVQFNETPPLPARAPEHGQHTEEILLELGVDWDEIAKAKDLNTIL; the protein is encoded by the coding sequence ATGTCAGGCGTGCACGGTGGTGTCCTGCAAGGGGTGCGGGTCGTGGAATTGGCGTCATGGACCTACGTGCCGTCGGCCGGTGCCGCCCTGGCGGACTGGGGCGCCGACGTCATCAAAGTGGAGGGCGTCACGTTCGGTGACCCGGGGCGAGCTCTGGTCGTCGGCGGATTCACCCGCGCGGCGGCCCGGCCGGACGCCGACTTCATCCTCGAGTTGGGCAACCGCGGTAAGCGCAGCATCGGGATCGACATCAAATCCGAAACGGGTCGCGAGTTGTTCGGCCGCCTGCTGGCCACCGCGGATGTGTTCCTGACCAATTGGCTGCCGGGCGCACTGGAACGAGCCCGATTGACCGTCGACGACATCCGCGCGTTCAACCCGAAGATCATCATTGCGCGCGGCACCGGTCTGGGGGTCCGGGGCCCGGATCGCGACCGTGGCGGGTTTGATGCCGCCACCTACCTGGCGCGGGGCGGCGTCGCTTACACGCTCACACCGTTCGGGACCGAGACGCCCGCCGTACAGGGCCCCGGTTTCGGCGACCTACAGGGTGGCGCGACGTTGGCCGGCGGCGTGTGCGCGGCGTTGTTCCACCGGGAGCGCAGCGGTGAACCGGCGATTGTCGATTCCTCACTGCTGGCGCAGGCGATGTGGTCGATCGCGCCGTCGATTTCGGCCGCCGATTTCTTCGACATCGACGGCATTCCGGGGGCGCCGCCCGGACTGGCCATCAATCCGCTTGTCAACCGGTACAAAACCAAGGACGGCAGGTGGATCCAGCTGGTCTTCTTGCAACCCGACAAATTCTGGGTCGGGTTCTGCGAGCGGATGGGCCTTTCGGGGTTAGCCACCGACGAGCGGTTCGTGCCGTCCAGCAACCTGATCGCGAACGCGGCCGCGGCGACCGAGATCGTGGCGAATGCGTTTGCCAGCCACGACCTCGCGCATTGGCAGCAGGTGCTCGAAAAAGAACCAGGAGTGTGGGGCGCACTGGCCACGCCGCGGGAGACGCTCAACGACCCCCAAGTCGAACCCAACGGCTACGTGGTGACAAACGTTGACGATTACGGCGAGAAATACCGAATCGTTGCTGCCCCGGTCCAATTCAACGAAACTCCGCCGCTTCCTGCGCGCGCTCCAGAACACGGTCAGCACACGGAGGAAATTTTGCTCGAACTCGGCGTGGACTGGGACGAGATCGCAAAGGCGAAGGACCTCAACACCATCCTGTGA
- a CDS encoding ANTAR domain-containing protein, producing the protein MANWVPAHTSGGPNSSRILDTARGIIIGLRRCRSETAFDELHTAAVRHKVPVFAMAWALVHLAGEGEKTSSFQEAQSAARHEWGQLFTGAAALSC; encoded by the coding sequence ATGGCGAACTGGGTTCCCGCACACACTTCGGGCGGCCCGAACTCAAGCCGGATTCTCGACACCGCGCGGGGAATCATCATCGGACTTCGCCGATGCCGGTCGGAGACAGCCTTCGACGAACTGCACACTGCGGCAGTGCGTCACAAGGTGCCGGTATTCGCGATGGCTTGGGCGCTGGTGCACCTCGCAGGCGAGGGGGAGAAGACATCCAGCTTTCAAGAGGCGCAGTCGGCCGCGCGCCACGAGTGGGGTCAACTGTTCACCGGAGCGGCAGCGCTGAGCTGTTGA
- a CDS encoding MarR family winged helix-turn-helix transcriptional regulator, translated as MLARRAAERHDLSSTQLRVLGWLHVGPPPTPRSTALARELNVSDPTVSDAVAALLRKKLVERRRDPRDGRSQQLVLTPEGRRAAATVSRWTAPAEVAASRLDRADAEVLLDGLIRLLGELHDADLIPVSRACSTCVQLEIVDARHRKYWCRFYDTPLPVDELRVDCVDHVAIPSH; from the coding sequence GTGCTGGCGCGGCGGGCGGCCGAGCGGCACGATCTGTCCAGTACGCAGCTCCGAGTACTCGGGTGGCTGCACGTCGGACCTCCGCCCACGCCGCGTAGCACCGCGCTGGCCCGGGAGCTGAACGTCTCGGACCCCACCGTGAGTGACGCCGTCGCCGCTTTGCTGCGCAAGAAATTGGTGGAGCGCCGCCGTGACCCCCGCGATGGTCGCAGTCAGCAGCTGGTGCTCACGCCGGAGGGACGCCGCGCCGCGGCGACGGTGTCTCGGTGGACGGCCCCAGCAGAGGTCGCCGCGTCACGACTCGACCGCGCCGATGCGGAGGTGCTTCTCGACGGCCTGATAAGGCTGCTCGGGGAATTGCACGACGCTGATCTGATCCCGGTCAGCCGGGCCTGCAGCACGTGCGTCCAGCTGGAAATCGTGGACGCACGACATCGCAAATATTGGTGCAGGTTCTATGACACTCCCCTGCCGGTTGACGAGTTGCGCGTCGACTGCGTCGATCACGTTGCCATCCCAAGTCATTAG
- a CDS encoding YHS domain-containing protein translates to MPKLLRSDWYDLARDTNWTFRYVAEEEVFPEGLSGTHRVAGEAWLKWDEPYKISYREYVHNQVTKDTTTYSLKNTVSRSKLFDSLDPGWKSVIVAHYGAITMPEYLASIAEARMGRFGRSAAWRNTATFGTLDEVRHGQIQAFFPYGLLDKEPRGDWALKAFHTNDWIILAVRYLFDDMFVANDAASIALQLTFTLETGFTNLQFLGMAADAIDVGDLEFGALISSIQTDEARHAQQGEPTIKVLIENGEKEWGQFLIDHMFWRSWRIFALLTGLSMDYYTPLESRRMSFKEFIEDWVVKQFADQFRDFGLDYPWYWEEFINELTWYHHAIHLGVWYYRPTVWWNPDAGVSEAERLWLEEKYPGWNRDFGRNWDVITENVRKGDIAATLPETLPITCNLCQLPVVRSAGVTRGAHTDAAPLTHIHDGRKYLFCSEPCRWIFVQRPERFAGHQSLIDRVLSGEISPPDLGTVLQYMGLSAEEQGQDADNYAWARQR, encoded by the coding sequence ATGCCCAAGCTATTGCGCAGCGACTGGTATGACCTCGCGCGAGACACCAACTGGACGTTCCGCTATGTGGCCGAAGAAGAGGTATTTCCCGAAGGCCTCTCGGGAACCCACCGGGTCGCAGGCGAGGCCTGGCTGAAATGGGACGAGCCGTACAAGATCAGTTACCGCGAGTATGTGCACAACCAAGTCACCAAGGACACCACCACCTATTCGCTGAAAAACACCGTCAGCCGTTCCAAGCTGTTCGACTCGCTCGATCCCGGCTGGAAATCGGTGATCGTCGCCCACTACGGCGCCATCACGATGCCCGAATATCTGGCGTCGATCGCCGAGGCCCGAATGGGACGGTTCGGCCGCTCCGCGGCCTGGCGCAATACCGCCACGTTTGGCACCCTTGACGAGGTCCGGCACGGCCAGATTCAGGCGTTCTTCCCCTACGGGTTGCTCGACAAAGAGCCACGCGGAGACTGGGCGCTGAAAGCCTTTCACACCAACGACTGGATCATCCTGGCGGTCCGTTACCTGTTCGACGACATGTTCGTCGCCAACGACGCCGCCTCCATCGCCTTGCAGTTGACCTTCACCCTGGAAACCGGCTTCACCAACCTGCAATTCCTTGGTATGGCCGCCGACGCGATCGACGTGGGTGACCTGGAGTTCGGGGCCCTGATCTCGTCGATTCAGACCGATGAAGCACGCCACGCCCAACAGGGTGAGCCCACGATCAAGGTGCTCATCGAGAACGGCGAAAAAGAGTGGGGTCAGTTCCTGATCGACCACATGTTCTGGCGCTCCTGGCGGATTTTCGCGCTGCTGACCGGATTATCGATGGACTACTACACGCCGCTGGAAAGCCGCCGGATGTCGTTCAAGGAATTCATTGAAGACTGGGTCGTCAAGCAGTTCGCCGATCAGTTCCGCGATTTCGGCCTGGACTACCCCTGGTATTGGGAGGAGTTCATCAACGAGCTCACCTGGTATCACCACGCCATTCATCTAGGTGTGTGGTACTACCGCCCGACGGTGTGGTGGAACCCCGACGCCGGCGTCTCGGAAGCCGAACGGCTTTGGCTGGAGGAGAAATACCCCGGCTGGAACCGCGATTTCGGGCGGAACTGGGACGTCATCACCGAGAACGTCCGCAAGGGGGATATCGCGGCGACGCTGCCCGAAACGTTGCCGATCACATGCAACCTGTGCCAATTGCCCGTCGTGCGTTCCGCCGGGGTCACTCGAGGGGCGCACACCGACGCGGCTCCGCTGACCCACATCCACGACGGGCGCAAGTATCTCTTCTGCTCCGAACCGTGCCGGTGGATCTTCGTGCAACGGCCCGAGCGGTTCGCCGGGCACCAGTCGCTGATCGATCGCGTGCTCTCCGGCGAGATCAGCCCGCCCGATCTGGGCACGGTGCTGCAGTACATGGGCCTGTCGGCCGAAGAACAGGGCCAGGACGCCGACAACTATGCCTGGGCACGGCAACGTTAA